A single window of Ovis aries strain OAR_USU_Benz2616 breed Rambouillet chromosome 24, ARS-UI_Ramb_v3.0, whole genome shotgun sequence DNA harbors:
- the ZNF205 gene encoding transcriptional repressor RHIT isoform X5 → MTPGHGHSCQEMLSESEGPVPLGEAWESPRIKVEPEEPHPEGVSPETRAQGARGWVPLSQGAKEKVCFLPGGAPPAPQSPVLSREGRTRDRQMATALLTAWSQMPVTFEDVALYLSREEWGRLDHTQQSFYREVLQKRSGLSLAGFPFNRPFWASQVQGKGEAPGSSRQLGREEEKRGVVEADKEELAASLGALGDAKAFKSPSCRVGRAQGEAPRCGQRAASGQNSGPAKDDVQPCPVEEAQPESAPPDTDLPKTQEGRFPEQPREGETAAPESSEEGLALDSEVGKKTYKCEQCGKAFSWHSHLVTHRRTHTGEKPYACTDCGKRFGRSSHLIQHQIIHTGEKPYTCPSCWKSFSHHSTLIQHQRIHTGEKPYVCDRCAKRFTRRSDLVTHQGTHTGAKPHKCPICGKCFTQSSALVTHQRTHTGVKPYPCPECGKCFSQRSNLIAHNRTHTGEKPYHCLDCGKSFSHSSHLTAHQRTHRGVRPYSCPLCGKSFSRRSNLHRHEKIHTAGPKALAMLMLGAAGALAAPPPPPT, encoded by the exons ACTCCAGGTCATGGGCATTCTTGTCAAGAAATGCTCTCTGAGTCAGAGGGGCCAGTGCCTCTAGGAGAGGCCTGGGAGTCACCCCGCATCAAGGTGGAGCCAGAGGAGCCACACCCTGAAGGGGTGTCGCCGGAGACCAGAGCTCAAGGAGCACGGGGCTGGGTGCCCCTAAGCCAGGGCGCTAAGGAGAAAGTGTGtttcctgcctggaggag cccccccagccccccagagcCCTGTGCTCTCCCGCGAGGGGAGGACCAGAGACCGGCAGATGGCCACGGCGCTCCTCACTGCCTGGTCCCAG ATGCCGGTGACCTTTGAGGACGTGGCTCTGTACCTCTCCCGGGAGGAATGGGGACGGCTGGACCACACCCAGCAGAGCTTCTACAGGGAGGTCCTGCAGAAAAGGAGCGGGCTGTCCTTGG CAGGGTTTCCCTTCAACAGACCTTTCTGGGCCTCTCAAGTGCAGGGCAAGGGTGAGGCCCCAGGCTCCAGCAGGCAGTTGGGACgtgaggaggagaaaagag GAGTGGTAGAGGCAGACAAGGAGGAGCTGGCTGCATCCCTGGGAGCCCTTGGCGATGCAAAGGCCTTCAAAAGTCCTTCCTGCAGAGTGGGAAGAGCCCAGGGGGAGGCCCCGCGGTGCGGGCAGCGAGCAGCCAGCGGCCAGAACTCAGGGCCAGCCAAGGACGATGTGCAGCCCTGTCCCGTGGAGGAGGCACAGCCGGAATCAGCCCCGCCTGATACCGACCTCCCGAAAACCCAGGAGGGCCGCTTCCCAGAGCAGCCCAGAGAAGGGGAGACGGCCGCCCCCGAGAGCAGCGAGGAGGGCCTGGCGCTGGACAGCGAGGTGGGCAAGAAGACCTACAAGTGCGAGCAGTGCGGCAAGGCCTTCAGCTGGCACTCACACCTGGTGACGCACCGGCGCACgcacacgggcgagaagccctACGCCTGCACGGACTGCGGCAAGCGCTTCGGCCGCAGCTCGCACCTGATCCAGCACCAGATCATccacacgggcgagaagccctACACCTGCCCGTCCTGCTGGAAGAGCTTCAGCCACCACTCGACGCTGATCCAGCACCAGCGCATCCACACGGGCGAGAAGCCGTACGTGTGCGACCGCTGCGCCAAGCGCTTCACCCGCCGCTCGGACCTGGTCACCCACCAGGGCACCCACACGGGCGCCAAGCCGCACAAGTGCCCCATCTGTGGCAAGTGCTTCACGCAGAGCTCGGCCCTGGTCACCCACCAGCGCACCCACACCGGAGTCAAGCCCTACCCATGCCCCGAGTGCGGTAAGTGCTTCAGCCAGCGATCCAACCTCATTGCGCACAACCGCACGCACACCGGCGAGAAGCCCTACCACTGCCTCGACTGCGGCAAGAGCTTCAGCCACAGCTCGCACCTCACCGCGCACCAGCGCACCCACCGCGGCGTCCGGCCCTACTCCTGCCCGCTGTGCGGCAAGAGCTTTAGCCGGCGTTCCAACCTGCATCGGCACGAGAAGATCCACACAGCGGGGCCCAAGGCCCTAGCCATGCTGATGCTGGGGGCGGCCGGGGCTCTGGcagcacccccacctccccctacctag
- the ZNF205 gene encoding transcriptional repressor RHIT isoform X3 — protein MSADDRGIRATQNKERARETPGHGHSCQEMLSESEGPVPLGEAWESPRIKVEPEEPHPEGVSPETRAQGARGWVPLSQGAKEKVCFLPGGAPPAPQSPVLSREGRTRDRQMATALLTAWSQMPVTFEDVALYLSREEWGRLDHTQQSFYREVLQKRSGLSLAGFPFNRPFWASQVQGKGEAPGSSRQLGREEEKRGVVEADKEELAASLGALGDAKAFKSPSCRVGRAQGEAPRCGQRAASGQNSGPAKDDVQPCPVEEAQPESAPPDTDLPKTQEGRFPEQPREGETAAPESSEEGLALDSEVGKKTYKCEQCGKAFSWHSHLVTHRRTHTGEKPYACTDCGKRFGRSSHLIQHQIIHTGEKPYTCPSCWKSFSHHSTLIQHQRIHTGEKPYVCDRCAKRFTRRSDLVTHQGTHTGAKPHKCPICGKCFTQSSALVTHQRTHTGVKPYPCPECGKCFSQRSNLIAHNRTHTGEKPYHCLDCGKSFSHSSHLTAHQRTHRGVRPYSCPLCGKSFSRRSNLHRHEKIHTAGPKALAMLMLGAAGALAAPPPPPT, from the exons ACTCCAGGTCATGGGCATTCTTGTCAAGAAATGCTCTCTGAGTCAGAGGGGCCAGTGCCTCTAGGAGAGGCCTGGGAGTCACCCCGCATCAAGGTGGAGCCAGAGGAGCCACACCCTGAAGGGGTGTCGCCGGAGACCAGAGCTCAAGGAGCACGGGGCTGGGTGCCCCTAAGCCAGGGCGCTAAGGAGAAAGTGTGtttcctgcctggaggag cccccccagccccccagagcCCTGTGCTCTCCCGCGAGGGGAGGACCAGAGACCGGCAGATGGCCACGGCGCTCCTCACTGCCTGGTCCCAG ATGCCGGTGACCTTTGAGGACGTGGCTCTGTACCTCTCCCGGGAGGAATGGGGACGGCTGGACCACACCCAGCAGAGCTTCTACAGGGAGGTCCTGCAGAAAAGGAGCGGGCTGTCCTTGG CAGGGTTTCCCTTCAACAGACCTTTCTGGGCCTCTCAAGTGCAGGGCAAGGGTGAGGCCCCAGGCTCCAGCAGGCAGTTGGGACgtgaggaggagaaaagag GAGTGGTAGAGGCAGACAAGGAGGAGCTGGCTGCATCCCTGGGAGCCCTTGGCGATGCAAAGGCCTTCAAAAGTCCTTCCTGCAGAGTGGGAAGAGCCCAGGGGGAGGCCCCGCGGTGCGGGCAGCGAGCAGCCAGCGGCCAGAACTCAGGGCCAGCCAAGGACGATGTGCAGCCCTGTCCCGTGGAGGAGGCACAGCCGGAATCAGCCCCGCCTGATACCGACCTCCCGAAAACCCAGGAGGGCCGCTTCCCAGAGCAGCCCAGAGAAGGGGAGACGGCCGCCCCCGAGAGCAGCGAGGAGGGCCTGGCGCTGGACAGCGAGGTGGGCAAGAAGACCTACAAGTGCGAGCAGTGCGGCAAGGCCTTCAGCTGGCACTCACACCTGGTGACGCACCGGCGCACgcacacgggcgagaagccctACGCCTGCACGGACTGCGGCAAGCGCTTCGGCCGCAGCTCGCACCTGATCCAGCACCAGATCATccacacgggcgagaagccctACACCTGCCCGTCCTGCTGGAAGAGCTTCAGCCACCACTCGACGCTGATCCAGCACCAGCGCATCCACACGGGCGAGAAGCCGTACGTGTGCGACCGCTGCGCCAAGCGCTTCACCCGCCGCTCGGACCTGGTCACCCACCAGGGCACCCACACGGGCGCCAAGCCGCACAAGTGCCCCATCTGTGGCAAGTGCTTCACGCAGAGCTCGGCCCTGGTCACCCACCAGCGCACCCACACCGGAGTCAAGCCCTACCCATGCCCCGAGTGCGGTAAGTGCTTCAGCCAGCGATCCAACCTCATTGCGCACAACCGCACGCACACCGGCGAGAAGCCCTACCACTGCCTCGACTGCGGCAAGAGCTTCAGCCACAGCTCGCACCTCACCGCGCACCAGCGCACCCACCGCGGCGTCCGGCCCTACTCCTGCCCGCTGTGCGGCAAGAGCTTTAGCCGGCGTTCCAACCTGCATCGGCACGAGAAGATCCACACAGCGGGGCCCAAGGCCCTAGCCATGCTGATGCTGGGGGCGGCCGGGGCTCTGGcagcacccccacctccccctacctag
- the ZNF205 gene encoding transcriptional repressor RHIT isoform X4: MSADDRGIRATQNKERARETPGHGHSCQEMLSESEGPVPLGEAWESPRIKVEPEEPHPEGVSPETRAQGARGWVPLSQGAKEKVCFLPGGAPPAPQSPVLSREGRTRDRQMATALLTAWSQMPVTFEDVALYLSREEWGRLDHTQQSFYREVLQKRSGLSLGFPFNRPFWASQVQGKGEAPGSSRQLGREEEKRGVVEADKEELAASLGALGDAKAFKSPSCRVGRAQGEAPRCGQRAASGQNSGPAKDDVQPCPVEEAQPESAPPDTDLPKTQEGRFPEQPREGETAAPESSEEGLALDSEVGKKTYKCEQCGKAFSWHSHLVTHRRTHTGEKPYACTDCGKRFGRSSHLIQHQIIHTGEKPYTCPSCWKSFSHHSTLIQHQRIHTGEKPYVCDRCAKRFTRRSDLVTHQGTHTGAKPHKCPICGKCFTQSSALVTHQRTHTGVKPYPCPECGKCFSQRSNLIAHNRTHTGEKPYHCLDCGKSFSHSSHLTAHQRTHRGVRPYSCPLCGKSFSRRSNLHRHEKIHTAGPKALAMLMLGAAGALAAPPPPPT; encoded by the exons ACTCCAGGTCATGGGCATTCTTGTCAAGAAATGCTCTCTGAGTCAGAGGGGCCAGTGCCTCTAGGAGAGGCCTGGGAGTCACCCCGCATCAAGGTGGAGCCAGAGGAGCCACACCCTGAAGGGGTGTCGCCGGAGACCAGAGCTCAAGGAGCACGGGGCTGGGTGCCCCTAAGCCAGGGCGCTAAGGAGAAAGTGTGtttcctgcctggaggag cccccccagccccccagagcCCTGTGCTCTCCCGCGAGGGGAGGACCAGAGACCGGCAGATGGCCACGGCGCTCCTCACTGCCTGGTCCCAG ATGCCGGTGACCTTTGAGGACGTGGCTCTGTACCTCTCCCGGGAGGAATGGGGACGGCTGGACCACACCCAGCAGAGCTTCTACAGGGAGGTCCTGCAGAAAAGGAGCGGGCTGTCCTTGG GGTTTCCCTTCAACAGACCTTTCTGGGCCTCTCAAGTGCAGGGCAAGGGTGAGGCCCCAGGCTCCAGCAGGCAGTTGGGACgtgaggaggagaaaagag GAGTGGTAGAGGCAGACAAGGAGGAGCTGGCTGCATCCCTGGGAGCCCTTGGCGATGCAAAGGCCTTCAAAAGTCCTTCCTGCAGAGTGGGAAGAGCCCAGGGGGAGGCCCCGCGGTGCGGGCAGCGAGCAGCCAGCGGCCAGAACTCAGGGCCAGCCAAGGACGATGTGCAGCCCTGTCCCGTGGAGGAGGCACAGCCGGAATCAGCCCCGCCTGATACCGACCTCCCGAAAACCCAGGAGGGCCGCTTCCCAGAGCAGCCCAGAGAAGGGGAGACGGCCGCCCCCGAGAGCAGCGAGGAGGGCCTGGCGCTGGACAGCGAGGTGGGCAAGAAGACCTACAAGTGCGAGCAGTGCGGCAAGGCCTTCAGCTGGCACTCACACCTGGTGACGCACCGGCGCACgcacacgggcgagaagccctACGCCTGCACGGACTGCGGCAAGCGCTTCGGCCGCAGCTCGCACCTGATCCAGCACCAGATCATccacacgggcgagaagccctACACCTGCCCGTCCTGCTGGAAGAGCTTCAGCCACCACTCGACGCTGATCCAGCACCAGCGCATCCACACGGGCGAGAAGCCGTACGTGTGCGACCGCTGCGCCAAGCGCTTCACCCGCCGCTCGGACCTGGTCACCCACCAGGGCACCCACACGGGCGCCAAGCCGCACAAGTGCCCCATCTGTGGCAAGTGCTTCACGCAGAGCTCGGCCCTGGTCACCCACCAGCGCACCCACACCGGAGTCAAGCCCTACCCATGCCCCGAGTGCGGTAAGTGCTTCAGCCAGCGATCCAACCTCATTGCGCACAACCGCACGCACACCGGCGAGAAGCCCTACCACTGCCTCGACTGCGGCAAGAGCTTCAGCCACAGCTCGCACCTCACCGCGCACCAGCGCACCCACCGCGGCGTCCGGCCCTACTCCTGCCCGCTGTGCGGCAAGAGCTTTAGCCGGCGTTCCAACCTGCATCGGCACGAGAAGATCCACACAGCGGGGCCCAAGGCCCTAGCCATGCTGATGCTGGGGGCGGCCGGGGCTCTGGcagcacccccacctccccctacctag